One genomic segment of Vibrio nitrifigilis includes these proteins:
- a CDS encoding LysR family transcriptional regulator has protein sequence MDWLQSASTYIRVVEEGSFNGAARKLDTTSSAVSKRIHWLEDRIGVQLLKRTTRSVTQTEAGVLFYERAKAQLESWQSVVDETRSVNLNPAGLLKIGATLAVGSKFLMQYLDGFLKRYPDIRIQLITTTPGQLPELHLDLFISREIEQLNSLSFKASPLFIHSAGFYASPLYLAEHGTPTTLQELTKHNVLCWGEQPHREVKDMHGKRVTLSGNFATTNPEALYHAGKSGLGIIVTNDVMLKEEIFKGNLVRILPDVVLDQATVFAYYPKLDYQHTRTQLFLDYLREQLARR, from the coding sequence ATGGACTGGTTACAAAGTGCAAGTACTTACATTCGAGTAGTGGAAGAAGGCAGCTTCAACGGAGCAGCACGTAAACTAGACACAACCAGTTCAGCGGTTAGTAAACGAATCCATTGGCTTGAAGACCGAATCGGAGTGCAACTGCTAAAGCGAACAACACGGTCAGTGACTCAAACAGAGGCGGGAGTCCTTTTTTACGAGCGCGCGAAGGCCCAGTTAGAAAGTTGGCAATCAGTAGTGGATGAAACTCGTTCCGTTAACTTAAATCCTGCTGGCTTACTTAAAATAGGCGCAACACTAGCGGTTGGATCTAAGTTTTTAATGCAATACCTCGACGGCTTTTTAAAGCGCTATCCAGATATTCGAATTCAACTGATCACGACAACACCAGGCCAGTTACCTGAGCTACACCTTGATCTATTTATCAGCCGTGAAATTGAACAACTCAATTCGTTAAGTTTTAAAGCTTCGCCACTCTTCATTCACAGTGCTGGGTTTTATGCTTCCCCTCTCTATTTAGCTGAACATGGCACGCCAACCACACTGCAAGAATTAACCAAACATAATGTGCTCTGCTGGGGAGAACAACCTCACCGAGAAGTAAAAGATATGCATGGGAAACGGGTCACTTTATCAGGCAACTTTGCCACGACCAACCCAGAAGCGCTATATCATGCAGGGAAAAGTGGCTTAGGGATTATCGTAACGAATGACGTGATGCTCAAGGAGGAAATATTCAAGGGTAATCTCGTTCGAATCTTGCCTGATGTGGTGCTCGATCAAGCCACAGTATTTGCCTATTATCCTAAGCTTGATTACCAGCACACCCGCACACAGCTGTTCTTAGATTATCTACGTGAACAATTGGCTCGCCGCTAA
- a CDS encoding isoamylase early set domain-containing protein, with amino-acid sequence MINKRYFKTKDEVEVTFEIEAPESSSHAAIVADFLDWHPEPMKKNTRSHTFKFKTRLPKDSEFQFRYLLDEHEWVNDPKADQYIPNGYGEENCLVSTYE; translated from the coding sequence ATGATTAACAAGCGTTATTTTAAAACTAAAGATGAAGTAGAAGTTACCTTCGAAATTGAAGCACCAGAATCGTCATCTCATGCCGCTATTGTGGCTGATTTTCTTGATTGGCATCCAGAGCCCATGAAGAAAAATACACGTTCACATACATTTAAATTTAAGACTCGATTACCTAAAGATTCTGAATTCCAATTTCGGTATCTACTTGATGAACATGAATGGGTAAATGATCCGAAAGCTGATCAATATATTCCAAATGGCTACGGTGAGGAAAACTGTTTAGTTTCCACTTATGAATAG
- a CDS encoding SulP family inorganic anion transporter — protein MLAVYESYRAGLLKRTNWLANLSSGVIVGVVALPLAMAFAIASGVKPEQGIYTSIFAGIIVSLIGGSRIQIAGPTGAFIVILAGIVNQYGITGLQIATMMAGAILLVLGFTKLGGIIRFIPTPVIIGFTSGIGVIIWVGQWRDFFGLPAVEGEHFHQKLLFLVQHFSNLNMATTALACLCLVLVIVGPKIPGLKKVPGPLLALVVATFIQYVVASPDIRTIGTAFGGIPQGLPEFDVPNISLPELVPLIGPAFAIAMLGAIESLLSAVVADGMAGTKHDSNQELIGQGIANMISPLFGGIAATGAIARTATNIRNGGNSPISGVVHAITLIVILLVLAPLAVNIPLAALSAILFVVAWNMSEARHFYKLVRTAPIADVVILITTFLLTVFSDLVVAVNIGVIIAILHFVRRMATSVEMKQDQSSELASELQKYGLTFMPKELFVFAVDGPFFFGTSDLLERSITELQSAPQTILIRLKWVPFMDITGLQALEKMILTMHQQGISICISGANERVNHKLHRAGIIHLIGEHHYFQDVSQAFSQLLYPNDLKM, from the coding sequence ATGCTTGCCGTTTATGAATCATACCGAGCTGGGCTCTTAAAAAGAACAAATTGGTTAGCCAACTTAAGTTCCGGTGTCATCGTCGGTGTTGTGGCCCTTCCTTTAGCAATGGCATTTGCAATTGCCTCCGGGGTAAAACCTGAACAAGGCATTTATACGTCTATCTTTGCGGGGATTATTGTATCGCTGATTGGTGGTTCTCGCATACAGATTGCAGGACCGACAGGCGCTTTCATCGTGATTCTCGCGGGCATCGTCAACCAATACGGCATAACAGGCTTACAAATTGCGACTATGATGGCTGGTGCAATATTACTCGTACTTGGCTTCACCAAATTAGGCGGCATTATTCGTTTTATTCCAACCCCTGTCATCATAGGTTTTACCAGTGGTATTGGTGTCATTATTTGGGTGGGTCAATGGCGTGATTTCTTCGGTCTTCCCGCCGTTGAAGGCGAACATTTTCATCAAAAGTTGCTCTTTCTCGTACAGCATTTTTCCAACCTCAATATGGCTACCACCGCACTCGCTTGCTTATGTTTGGTCTTGGTGATTGTCGGCCCTAAAATACCTGGGCTTAAAAAAGTACCGGGGCCACTACTGGCGTTGGTCGTCGCCACGTTCATTCAATATGTCGTCGCCTCACCTGACATTCGCACCATAGGAACGGCATTTGGTGGCATTCCTCAAGGTCTACCGGAGTTTGACGTCCCTAACATATCCCTACCTGAACTCGTGCCACTGATTGGCCCTGCGTTTGCGATTGCCATGCTTGGCGCTATCGAATCATTATTATCTGCGGTAGTAGCAGATGGAATGGCAGGCACAAAACACGATTCAAACCAAGAGCTGATTGGTCAGGGCATTGCCAATATGATCTCGCCTCTATTCGGTGGTATTGCAGCCACCGGAGCGATTGCTCGCACAGCGACTAATATTCGTAATGGTGGTAACAGCCCTATTTCTGGCGTTGTTCACGCCATCACCTTAATTGTGATTTTATTGGTTCTCGCGCCTCTTGCCGTGAACATTCCTTTAGCCGCTTTGAGCGCGATTTTATTTGTTGTGGCTTGGAACATGAGCGAAGCACGCCACTTCTATAAGTTGGTTCGCACAGCGCCCATAGCAGATGTGGTCATTCTCATCACCACATTCTTACTGACTGTGTTTTCAGATTTGGTCGTCGCTGTAAACATTGGCGTTATTATCGCCATTTTGCACTTTGTGCGCCGTATGGCCACCAGCGTCGAAATGAAACAAGATCAATCTAGTGAGTTGGCCAGTGAGTTACAGAAATACGGTCTGACTTTCATGCCAAAAGAGCTGTTTGTATTTGCCGTAGATGGTCCTTTCTTCTTTGGTACTTCAGATCTATTAGAACGCAGTATTACTGAATTGCAATCAGCCCCCCAAACCATTTTAATTCGTTTGAAATGGGTACCATTTATGGATATCACAGGCCTACAGGCACTAGAAAAAATGATTCTAACAATGCATCAACAAGGCATCTCTATATGTATTTCTGGTGCCAACGAAAGAGTGAACCACAAACTGCATCGCGCTGGCATCATACACCTGATTGGTGAACACCATTATTTTCAAGATGTATCTCAGGCGTTTTCTCAACTGTTATACCCAAATGACCTCAAGATGTAG
- a CDS encoding DMT family transporter, with amino-acid sequence MDNSTRPIHGAAWMLTAGLAFAVVNSVTQIASIRFGLPSTTVGLIQYGIAIIVMIPYLKSLGFRSSLRTSHFGLHVFRVLLAVVGIQLWLWALAYPVPIWQGIALLMTSPLFATVGSGLILKENVSLARWGATITGFIGAMIILEPWSDHFSWASLLPVGAAFFWACYSLMVKKLSHDDSPSTMVIYLLVLMTPFNLILAIPEWHLPTGGTIWLLLIAAGILTAIAQWAIVKAYSVADASFVQPFDHAKLPMNVIAGWVVFGWVPPGRLWLGALIIIMSVAFITQWENRQTHVHPKAA; translated from the coding sequence ATGGATAACTCAACACGACCGATACATGGAGCTGCTTGGATGCTAACGGCTGGTTTAGCATTTGCAGTAGTAAATAGCGTGACACAAATCGCCAGTATTCGCTTTGGCCTTCCTTCCACTACCGTTGGACTCATTCAATATGGTATCGCGATAATCGTGATGATTCCTTACCTAAAATCACTCGGATTTCGTTCTTCGCTGCGCACATCTCATTTTGGTTTACACGTTTTCCGTGTGCTGCTAGCAGTAGTAGGTATCCAATTGTGGCTTTGGGCTCTCGCTTACCCCGTACCGATTTGGCAAGGAATTGCATTGTTAATGACCTCACCACTGTTTGCTACGGTTGGATCTGGCCTTATATTAAAAGAGAACGTCAGCTTAGCTCGTTGGGGAGCGACCATCACAGGCTTCATTGGGGCGATGATCATCTTAGAGCCTTGGTCAGATCACTTTAGTTGGGCGTCTTTATTACCCGTGGGGGCGGCATTTTTTTGGGCTTGCTATTCATTGATGGTGAAAAAGCTTTCACATGACGATTCCCCTTCCACTATGGTGATTTACCTATTGGTATTAATGACACCATTTAACCTAATTCTAGCGATTCCTGAGTGGCATTTACCAACGGGAGGAACCATCTGGCTATTATTAATTGCAGCAGGGATATTAACAGCGATAGCACAATGGGCCATTGTAAAGGCTTACTCTGTCGCCGACGCCTCTTTCGTACAACCCTTCGACCATGCCAAATTGCCGATGAATGTGATCGCTGGCTGGGTCGTTTTTGGTTGGGTACCACCCGGTCGACTTTGGCTTGGAGCACTGATTATTATCATGTCAGTCGCATTTATTACCCAATGGGAAAATCGCCAAACGCATGTACACCCCAAAGCCGCTTGA
- a CDS encoding multidrug effflux MFS transporter: protein MTRENFERFRKTPLLLAMMIIATGQVGVSIYLPSLPLISADLSVSQAQVQMVVTLFLLGFGGSQLFYGPLSDSIGRRPVFLLGQGVYLVGTLMCVFFADQLSSLELGRLLQGLGAGSASVLGRSVLRDSYDGAHLTKALSYMSITASITPIIAPVLGGWLAYQLTWHSVFIFVLLYVGFIGTLGFFILPETLPYTKQRFRPKTVVQGYWSLVRNKQVISSASYNWISYTSAMVTLSVLPFLMQVQLGMTAADYGSLMFIPSMGLLAGSLTVNILTRFYPIFSILRISIAMIFLAGITLIAGHFSVFQLVCSFTILSVAQGMSFPLATTLLLSPHKKQAGAVAALSGSIQMGCAALLGGYLVEYWIHQQIALGYFYLAVGVLMSSILFYQSTHQSVVVPAKAS from the coding sequence ATGACACGCGAAAACTTTGAACGTTTTAGAAAAACCCCCTTGTTATTGGCCATGATGATCATTGCGACAGGGCAAGTGGGTGTAAGTATCTATCTACCTTCTCTTCCTCTAATTAGTGCTGATTTATCAGTAAGCCAAGCTCAAGTGCAGATGGTAGTGACACTCTTTTTACTCGGTTTTGGTGGGTCACAGCTGTTTTACGGACCATTATCTGATTCGATTGGGCGTCGTCCCGTTTTTCTACTTGGTCAAGGCGTGTATCTCGTAGGGACTTTGATGTGCGTATTTTTTGCCGATCAGTTAAGTTCTCTAGAACTAGGGCGATTGTTGCAAGGTTTAGGTGCTGGGAGTGCTTCTGTTTTAGGTCGTAGTGTGCTGCGTGATAGTTACGATGGAGCGCATTTAACCAAAGCACTTTCTTATATGTCGATTACGGCATCGATAACCCCAATTATTGCGCCAGTGCTTGGTGGTTGGTTGGCGTATCAACTGACATGGCACTCGGTCTTTATTTTTGTACTCTTGTACGTCGGTTTCATTGGTACCCTAGGGTTTTTTATTCTACCGGAAACATTGCCTTATACTAAGCAACGCTTTCGACCTAAAACCGTGGTTCAGGGGTATTGGTCTTTAGTGCGCAATAAACAGGTCATCAGTAGTGCCAGTTATAACTGGATCAGTTATACCTCGGCGATGGTGACACTTTCTGTATTGCCGTTTCTGATGCAAGTTCAATTAGGTATGACCGCTGCAGACTATGGTTCTTTGATGTTTATTCCTTCTATGGGATTGTTAGCGGGAAGTTTAACCGTCAACATACTGACCCGTTTTTATCCAATATTTAGTATTTTACGTATTTCGATTGCGATGATTTTTTTAGCGGGTATTACGTTGATTGCTGGCCATTTCTCTGTATTTCAATTGGTCTGTTCATTTACAATTTTATCAGTTGCTCAAGGCATGTCCTTTCCTTTAGCAACGACGCTACTGCTCTCTCCTCATAAAAAGCAGGCTGGTGCGGTTGCTGCATTGTCTGGGTCAATCCAGATGGGATGCGCGGCATTATTAGGTGGTTATTTAGTCGAGTACTGGATTCATCAGCAAATCGCATTAGGGTATTTTTATTTAGCCGTTGGTGTATTGATGAGCAGTATTCTATTTTATCAATCCACTCACCAGTCTGTCGTTGTGCCAGCAAAAGCCTCTTAA
- a CDS encoding porin: MKKAVLASAVFAALVSGSTLAATVYKADGTELKIGGRVEFRGDFNATDKGVEIDGTMKDKTRARLNIQGKTEISEGLTGFARYEDEQAAGDSELTQRYMFAGLDFDGQAISFGAQDMAAVQVSSFTDIGQFTGLQKYLDASADHTTGVVAYRGNFNDALNLQATYKANSEDDADSYGLSAVYKLPMGIKLGAAYSADDKQVSSSSNDDAYQALFGLGYSMDALYLGATYSFGDTGEADNEEFDVIEIAAQYKLTDEAKIQAIYGKTTNKPDGSADVDYDNFVELGGYYSFNANLTSYVAYKINSGDKVTSGTETTRDDEDTIRLGLKYAF; the protein is encoded by the coding sequence ATGAAAAAAGCAGTTCTCGCCAGCGCCGTATTCGCAGCACTCGTTTCTGGTTCAACTCTGGCAGCAACAGTCTATAAAGCAGATGGTACTGAATTAAAAATTGGCGGTCGCGTTGAGTTCCGTGGTGACTTCAATGCAACCGACAAAGGTGTAGAAATTGACGGCACAATGAAAGATAAAACCCGTGCTCGTTTAAATATCCAAGGTAAAACAGAAATTTCTGAAGGCCTTACAGGCTTTGCTCGCTACGAAGATGAACAAGCTGCCGGTGATTCCGAATTGACTCAACGCTATATGTTTGCTGGCCTTGACTTTGACGGACAAGCCATCTCTTTCGGTGCGCAAGACATGGCAGCAGTTCAGGTATCTAGCTTCACTGATATTGGTCAGTTCACTGGATTACAAAAGTACTTAGATGCGTCGGCTGACCATACAACCGGAGTGGTTGCATACCGTGGTAACTTCAATGACGCGTTGAACTTACAAGCGACTTATAAAGCCAATTCTGAAGATGATGCAGACTCATATGGCCTTTCTGCCGTTTATAAACTCCCTATGGGAATAAAACTAGGTGCTGCATACTCTGCTGATGACAAACAAGTGTCCTCATCATCAAATGATGACGCCTACCAAGCTCTGTTTGGTTTAGGCTACTCAATGGATGCTCTATACTTGGGCGCAACCTATTCGTTCGGTGATACCGGTGAAGCTGATAACGAAGAATTCGACGTTATCGAGATTGCGGCACAATATAAATTGACAGACGAAGCGAAAATTCAAGCTATCTATGGCAAAACCACCAACAAACCCGATGGTTCTGCAGACGTAGATTACGATAATTTTGTTGAATTAGGCGGTTACTACAGCTTTAACGCTAATTTAACTTCCTATGTCGCTTACAAAATTAACTCTGGCGACAAAGTAACATCAGGAACCGAAACAACTCGTGATGACGAAGATACTATCCGCCTAGGTTTAAAATACGCGTTTTAA
- a CDS encoding YjiH family protein, whose translation MQNNAQALDTPETKHSPATIWRFLIPSIIGILLFMAPIQDQGSYTIPVAMLAQSLKSLLGDLLIPMITIIVSFMAGASLLVKLVQPQSIVNRPFLNGLFNPSWIWLVVRLFGGAAVIMTFYHVGPEMVWEENTGGLVLSDLLPTLFSVFIFAGLLLPLLLNFGLLELFGSLLSKIMRPVFNLPGRSAIDCMASWLGDGSVGILLTSKQYEEKFYTQREAAVVATTFSAVSITFSLVVIAQVGLEQMFLPFYGSICLAGVVAAVIIPRLPPLRWKKDTYIDGTQPHPDADAIPVGETAFSWGLKLALNKASKANSPSKIFAEGIQNAIDMVFGVLPVVMGLGTAALMIAEHTSVFSILGQPFIPYLKLLGVPEAVEASRTIVVGFADMFIPAILATSIHSEMTRFIVAAMSVTQLIYMSEVGALMLGSKIPVNIFELFFIFIVRTLITLPVIVLMAHFLF comes from the coding sequence ATGCAGAACAACGCCCAAGCTTTAGATACCCCAGAGACTAAACATAGTCCTGCTACCATTTGGCGCTTTTTGATCCCCTCTATTATTGGGATCTTGCTATTTATGGCTCCTATCCAAGACCAAGGCTCTTACACCATTCCGGTCGCAATGTTAGCCCAATCTCTAAAATCCCTGTTAGGTGATTTACTCATACCAATGATTACGATCATCGTGAGTTTTATGGCCGGGGCTTCACTTTTAGTTAAACTTGTCCAACCTCAAAGTATTGTTAATCGACCTTTCCTTAATGGCCTATTTAACCCATCGTGGATTTGGCTAGTAGTGCGCTTATTTGGCGGCGCTGCTGTCATTATGACGTTTTACCATGTGGGGCCGGAAATGGTATGGGAAGAAAACACCGGTGGGCTGGTTCTTTCCGACCTACTACCGACTCTCTTTTCCGTGTTCATTTTTGCCGGTCTTTTACTTCCATTACTGCTTAATTTTGGTCTTCTTGAACTTTTTGGCAGCTTACTAAGCAAAATCATGCGTCCAGTATTCAACCTACCAGGCCGCAGTGCTATTGACTGTATGGCATCGTGGTTAGGCGATGGCAGTGTGGGCATTTTGCTGACCAGTAAACAGTATGAAGAGAAGTTTTACACCCAACGTGAAGCAGCGGTTGTTGCCACCACCTTCTCTGCTGTTTCTATCACATTCAGCCTAGTGGTGATTGCTCAAGTTGGCTTGGAACAGATGTTCTTGCCTTTCTATGGTTCCATTTGCCTTGCTGGGGTTGTGGCTGCGGTTATCATTCCACGTTTACCTCCTTTACGTTGGAAAAAAGATACCTACATTGATGGCACTCAACCACATCCAGATGCAGATGCCATACCTGTCGGTGAAACCGCGTTTTCTTGGGGTCTAAAACTGGCGTTAAATAAGGCATCGAAAGCCAATTCGCCAAGCAAAATATTTGCAGAAGGTATCCAGAACGCAATTGATATGGTATTTGGCGTTTTGCCCGTGGTGATGGGGCTAGGAACAGCTGCATTGATGATTGCAGAGCACACCTCTGTGTTCTCTATTCTTGGCCAGCCATTTATCCCATATCTTAAACTACTGGGCGTGCCAGAAGCGGTCGAAGCCTCGCGTACGATTGTGGTTGGCTTTGCCGATATGTTTATTCCGGCTATCTTAGCCACATCAATCCATAGTGAAATGACGCGCTTTATTGTGGCTGCAATGTCCGTCACTCAGCTCATTTATATGTCGGAAGTTGGCGCTCTGATGCTCGGAAGTAAGATCCCAGTCAACATCTTCGAGCTGTTCTTTATCTTTATTGTACGCACATTGATTACACTGCCAGTGATTGTGTTAATGGCGCACTTCTTGTTCTAA
- a CDS encoding peptidoglycan DD-metalloendopeptidase family protein — protein MDLSNLRLKFSELSKRQKASVIGFPVLGLAILSSALHGNGREQTVQITLPESQVVETILTEQQDKQHNIPDYEYQIKSGDTLSSIFTHLGFTYQELLKIMEADQDALALDTLQPGNTLQFWTTDQNHAVKKMELVFNIAHKVEYSLQDDGSYAYKETTIPGVWKNRPLIGEINGSFSQSAYSLGLNSTEIDQIVTLLKDKIHFGRDLRAGDKFEIVQSRQYVNGELSGNREIEAIKIFNRHNVIAAYLNKDGQFYDRHGESLQKAFLRYPTKKRYRISSPFNLHRVHPVTGKIMPHFGTDFACPVGTPVLATGDGVVTMIRKHPYAGYYISIRHDSTYLTRYLHLSKFLVHRGEHVKRGQVIALSGSTGRVTGPHLHYELRIKGRPVNAMTAKIPMAHSVPKRDMPQFIKRRDELDTLLKNKENELASTTEAKHSSS, from the coding sequence GTGGATTTAAGTAACCTGCGACTAAAATTTTCTGAATTGTCGAAGCGACAAAAAGCATCAGTCATCGGGTTTCCTGTATTAGGACTCGCCATTCTTTCCTCCGCCCTGCATGGAAATGGAAGAGAACAAACGGTTCAAATTACCCTTCCTGAGAGCCAAGTTGTTGAAACGATTTTAACCGAACAACAAGATAAACAACATAATATTCCTGATTATGAATACCAGATAAAATCTGGTGATACGTTGAGTTCTATCTTTACGCATCTCGGTTTTACTTATCAAGAGTTGCTAAAAATTATGGAAGCCGATCAAGATGCGCTTGCTCTTGATACGCTTCAACCTGGTAATACACTTCAGTTCTGGACGACAGACCAAAATCATGCTGTGAAAAAGATGGAGTTAGTCTTCAACATTGCACATAAAGTTGAATATTCTCTGCAAGATGATGGTTCTTATGCTTATAAAGAAACCACGATTCCTGGGGTATGGAAAAATCGTCCTTTAATTGGAGAGATTAACGGCAGCTTCTCCCAATCTGCTTATTCACTTGGATTGAACAGCACTGAAATTGATCAAATCGTTACTTTGTTAAAAGATAAGATTCATTTTGGCCGTGATTTACGAGCAGGTGATAAGTTTGAGATTGTTCAATCTCGCCAATATGTTAATGGTGAACTTTCAGGTAACCGAGAAATCGAAGCGATTAAGATATTTAACCGCCATAATGTGATTGCTGCGTATTTGAATAAAGACGGTCAATTTTATGATCGTCACGGGGAAAGTTTACAGAAAGCCTTTTTACGTTACCCAACTAAAAAGCGTTACCGTATTTCATCACCTTTTAATTTACACCGTGTGCATCCTGTAACAGGGAAGATCATGCCACACTTTGGTACTGACTTCGCTTGTCCAGTTGGTACACCAGTGCTCGCGACTGGAGATGGTGTTGTTACCATGATTCGTAAACACCCTTACGCTGGTTACTATATTTCTATCCGTCATGATAGTACCTATCTGACCCGTTATCTGCACTTGAGTAAGTTCTTAGTTCATCGTGGTGAACATGTTAAACGCGGGCAGGTAATTGCATTATCAGGTTCGACAGGTCGTGTAACCGGGCCGCATTTACATTACGAATTACGCATAAAAGGTCGCCCTGTGAATGCCATGACGGCGAAAATTCCAATGGCCCATTCGGTACCTAAACGTGATATGCCACAGTTTATTAAGCGTCGAGATGAGTTAGATACACTGTTAAAAAATAAAGAAAATGAGTTAGCTTCGACGACCGAAGCAAAACATAGCAGTAGTTAA
- a CDS encoding putative bifunctional diguanylate cyclase/phosphodiesterase, translating into MTEAQITPSTMDLSTISFLTRFRGHALIEHATQVVHQASHSAFTELLELDSTTTIAHTLFRAQSKGSDTRQHREHTYSISSEWRSALVNSPRTPYHILEHSDPHLDEDHSVDFLLVVPIATHADDILGFLVSGFQTKEAISEQVCHFHSIVTSLINGTLCYQILSERSESLVNRLSYEVSHDHLTGLMNRNYLTDMLERMIEGYREPFTLIVIDIDHFQEINDVYGSYVGDNVLKHIAQIIQQYVPDEHYRFRLASDEFAIITESTEPMIICDEILNEIEVGYTVAPHSITLNAKVGFTTFNKDIFSAEQLIANASIALNDCKLSRNEKIRCFDTQLSQAYMRRARITDLLRIELNKPQNVKQELSVYMQPIVKKGQLEWNYFEVLARWNSHEMGHVSPVEFIAAAENSGLMVLLGKRIIELACKAKQELERSLGYNVKLGINCSPEQLDDPQEYIQFLTETLAKYHYYPDEFTIELTESVLLSPNTDIVSLLDKLRRLGFRIALDDFGTGYSSLNYIHSYPIDCIKIDATFVRNLLTNQTSEKVVSLIIHLAKLLNVDLVAEGVETIHELEKLYSMGCENIQGYYFSKPLPPSQLLSVNKMANDNITLN; encoded by the coding sequence ATGACAGAAGCCCAAATAACACCTTCGACAATGGATTTGTCGACAATAAGCTTTTTAACACGCTTTCGTGGTCATGCTTTGATTGAACACGCAACTCAAGTCGTCCATCAAGCAAGTCACTCCGCATTTACAGAGTTGCTAGAGTTAGACAGCACCACTACCATTGCACATACGTTATTTCGAGCTCAATCGAAAGGTTCTGATACACGTCAACATCGTGAACACACTTATTCTATCAGTTCAGAATGGCGTTCAGCACTCGTCAATAGCCCAAGAACCCCATATCATATTTTAGAGCATTCCGATCCGCACCTAGATGAAGACCATTCTGTCGACTTTCTACTTGTGGTACCCATTGCAACACATGCTGATGATATCCTAGGTTTTTTAGTTTCGGGATTCCAAACGAAAGAGGCTATCTCCGAACAAGTGTGCCACTTTCATTCCATCGTCACATCGTTAATTAATGGAACTTTGTGCTATCAAATTCTCAGCGAACGTTCAGAATCTTTAGTCAATCGATTGAGCTACGAAGTGTCACATGACCACTTAACCGGATTAATGAATCGTAACTACCTGACCGATATGTTAGAACGCATGATCGAAGGGTATCGCGAACCTTTTACATTAATCGTGATCGATATTGACCATTTCCAAGAAATAAACGACGTATACGGAAGCTACGTGGGTGATAACGTATTAAAACACATTGCCCAAATCATCCAACAATATGTTCCGGATGAACACTATCGCTTCAGGCTCGCATCAGATGAATTCGCTATTATCACCGAATCGACTGAACCTATGATCATCTGTGATGAAATCCTTAACGAGATTGAAGTGGGCTATACAGTGGCGCCCCACTCTATTACTCTCAATGCCAAAGTTGGCTTTACGACCTTCAATAAAGATATTTTCTCAGCAGAACAATTGATCGCCAATGCGAGTATTGCACTCAATGATTGTAAGCTAAGTCGCAACGAAAAAATCAGATGCTTTGATACACAACTGAGTCAAGCTTATATGAGAAGAGCTCGTATCACTGACTTACTGAGAATTGAGCTCAACAAACCACAGAACGTCAAACAAGAACTCTCCGTGTACATGCAACCTATTGTTAAAAAAGGTCAGTTGGAGTGGAATTATTTTGAAGTTCTAGCCCGTTGGAATAGCCATGAAATGGGACATGTAAGCCCGGTTGAGTTCATTGCAGCAGCGGAAAATTCAGGACTTATGGTCCTGTTGGGTAAACGTATCATAGAGCTTGCTTGCAAAGCGAAACAAGAACTCGAACGTAGCTTGGGTTATAACGTAAAACTGGGTATTAACTGCTCACCAGAACAATTGGACGACCCGCAAGAATACATTCAATTTTTAACAGAAACATTGGCCAAATATCATTACTACCCTGATGAGTTCACCATTGAGTTAACTGAATCGGTATTACTATCGCCAAATACCGATATTGTTTCCCTGCTCGATAAGTTACGCCGTCTTGGTTTTCGAATTGCTTTAGACGATTTTGGCACTGGCTATTCAAGTTTAAATTACATCCATAGCTACCCTATTGATTGCATTAAAATCGATGCCACATTTGTACGTAACTTACTCACCAATCAAACATCTGAAAAAGTGGTGTCACTTATCATTCACTTAGCAAAACTACTCAATGTTGATTTAGTTGCCGAAGGTGTTGAAACAATTCATGAATTGGAAAAATTGTATTCTATGGGATGCGAGAATATTCAAGGGTACTACTTTTCTAAACCTCTACCACCGAGCCAGCTTCTATCAGTGAATAAAATGGCAAATGATAATATCACGTTAAACTAA